The Deinococcus hopiensis KR-140 sequence CGCGCCCACCAGCCCCCGTCCCCAGACCACCCGCCGGGGCGTGCGCGGCATCTACACCACCGACACCCAGCAGATCGTCTTCGTCGACACCCCGGGCCTGCACAAGCCGAAAGACGCGCTGGGCAAGTACATGAACCAGGAGGTGCACAGCGCCCTAGGCGACGTGGACGTGATCTTGTGGGTGGTGGACCTGCGTCACCCACCCACCGACGAGGACCAGCTCGTCGCCCGGCAGATCCGTGACCTGCCCAAACCCCTGATCCTGGTGGGCAACAAGACCGACGCCGCCAAATACGCCGGCGAGGCGATGAAGCTCTACCGGGCGCTTCTGGAGGGCCGGGAAACCGAGACCGGCGAAGTGATGCTCAGCGCCCAGAACAACCCCGAGGCGGTGTCGGGCCTACGCGAGCAGATTCTGGACCACCTGCCGGAAAATCCCTTTTTCTTTCCGCGCGGTGCGGCCAGCGACCAGACCCGCGAAATGTGGGCCGCCGAGATCATCCGCGAGGAAGCCATGAAGAAGCTGCGCGACGAACTGCCCTACGCGGTGGCCACCCGCGTCAACCGCTGGACGGAGCGAGAGGACGGCCTGCAGCGCATCGAGGGCGAGATCGTGGTGGAGAAGAACGCCCACAAGGGCATGGTGATCGGCGCAGGCGGCAAGCAGCTGCGCGAGATCGGCCAGGCGGCCCGCAAACAGCTGGAGGTCTTTCTCAACCGCAAGGTCTTCCTGGGCCTCGAAGTGATTGTGATTCCCGGCTGGCGCGAGGACGAGGAGGCGCTGAGGGAGCTGGGATACGAGTAAAGCAGTCAGCAAAAAGAAGGGGGGTGGGCGCGCTGGCGTTCGCCCTCGCCCCATTGTGAGGCAGATTATCGCCCGGTGGAAAGCGCTTCTGCCGCAACCGCGCCCACTCCCCCAGCCCGTCCTCGCAGAACAGTTTCGTCTGGTCCATCCGAATCTGCCCAGCGTCATACAGCGCTTCAAACTCCTCGCGCGTCGCGTGGCGGGCCCCGGCCACCTCAGCGGTGAAGGTGGGGCGCACCTCCTGCCCGGAGAGCGGCTCGGCCAGCCAGATCCATACGGAGGATAAACCCACCGCCGGGGAACTGACCGAGATAGGCGTTCAGGAATGTGACGGGACGGACGCGCAGGACCGTTTCCCGTAGGCCCCACGCACAGGGGTGTCCTGCGGATTCTCTCCCTCCGCCACACTGCCCGGCGGAATGCGCCGCGGACCAGCCTTTTTCATGTGGTCCGGCGAGCCCAGCTCACGCACGAGCAGGACGTCGCCACGTTTATTCAAGGTGACCACGCTGCCTGCCCGCAGTGAGACGGGCACATGCGTTTTCCCGTCGTGCTGCAAGGAGGCGAGCATAGAGGAAGCCCCCAGTGCCCGAGGATTTGGGTGTCCACTGCCGGCTGACCGCACCTCCTACATCTTGATCAGCCGCATGTGCGCCGTGTGGTGACGCCCGTGCCAGGCGTACATGGCGAGCAGGGTGTCCAGCGTAAAGGTCCGGCCCAGACCCGGATGGGTCCAGGTGCGCGCCCAGGCGTCCTCGGGCAAGGCCTCCAGCAGCGCGACGAGGCGGGCATGCAGGCCTTCCAGCAACGTCAGACTAACGTGGGTAGGCAGGGCGCTGTCGGGCAATCCGGCCCACAGCCCTTCCTCGTAGGGCTTGACCACCGGGTTATCCTCCGTAAGGGCGAGCTTGACCCGTGCGTAGGCGTTGATGTGGCTGTCGGCCACGTGATGCACCACCTGCCGCCCAGTCCAGCCACCCTCCCTGTAGGGGGTGTCCAGTTCCAGTCCGGTGAGGGTCTCGCTGACCACCCGTAGGTCCGAAGGCAGCAGGCGCAGAGCGCTGATGGCCTCCTCGCGCTCCTCGGGCGTCAGGGTCAGGGGCGTGGGCACCGGCCCGATGGGGTAGCGGCGGTCTTCGGTCCTGTGCGCCTGGGTCATGGCTGTTCCTCCGGGGTGGACTTGCGGGTCCAGCGGTCCGCATCACGCGTCTCGATCTTGTCCATCATGCGGGCAAAGCCGCGTTCCAGGCTCAGGCCGCGTTCATTCGCCATACACAGCATCACGAACAGCAGATCGGCCAGTTCCATCTCCAGGTCCCCCGCGTCTTCACCAGGCTTGGGCGTCTTGCCGTTTTCATGGGCCAGCACGCGGGCCACCTCACCCGTTTCCTCCGTCAGGCGGGCCAGCATCAGGAGGGGCGGAAAGTACCCTTCCCTGAACTGCGAGATATAGGCGTCCACCCGCTGCCGGGCGTCCTCAAAGGTGAGGGACGGAGAACTTGAGGGCTCAGACATGCGCTCAGGGTAATGGGATTGGCCGCAGGGGTGGGGTGCGCCGCGTGGGGGATGCCACGCGGGAGGGTTCCTGGACATTCTGAGAGGGATGCGGAGCGCCCCTGCTCTCCCCTGCCGCCTGAACAGACCGCCCATCTGGGACGTGCCTCGGGCAGCCGGCCTGGGTTCACTGCCTGGTCCGCCACAGGTACCGTAGACGGAGGCACAGATGACCGCCCGGGCGTCCTCGGGTGGGCCGGGGGCGCAGACCTGACGTTGGCGTGACGGTCCCCCGAACCGCTGGGGCGCAACTGGGCGGCCTGCTGGAGGGCGTGGCAGTCCCCTGGCGCGTGGCGACGCTCAACGTGTCGCTGCTGGGTACCAAGCTGTCGCGGGCCGAGGGGGTGCAGCGGCGCGTCCTGCTGGCGAGCGCTGGCCTCAGCCCGAACTGGTACCGTAACGCCGCCGCATGGCCTTGGTGGATGTCTTTGCTCACCCTGCACGCGGGTTGCAGACCTGCGCAGCGCCGGAGGGGAGACCAGAGTGGGCCGTTCGGCGCAGGGTTCCGCCGATTGGACTGAAACGGGCGTCTTACGCCGTGCGCCAGGGAACCACGGCTGAACCACCTCTCCCGGACTGCGTGGCTTGCGGGCGTCTAGCGTGCTGTTGCCCCAGACTTCTGAACCCTGCTCGGCCGAGCAGGGTTCAGAAGTCGCGCGCTGTCCTCCTCAGCAGTGGGCGCAGTTGCCCAGTTCCTTTCCCGAGGTCACCCCCAAGCAAATGCACGCCTTGCGTCGACCCCGCGCTCCGCACAAGGGGCAACTCGCGGGGCGCGCGAATGAATGGCCACGGGCCCTGACGCAGACCCAATCTGCGCGCCCTCACCCGCGCGTGGCGGGGCACCCGCTGCCCCCGAACCGGGAGGGGGCGCCCCGACTGCCCCGCCCAAACTGAACCCCTCCAGCAAAAAGGCCAGCCCACCCGGAGGCGACTGGCCGAAAGCAGCGTGGGGACGGCTCAGCGAATGTAGAGGTACGTCTCCTGCACGTCGCGGTCCGCCTGCGCGTAGGGCTGCACGTACTCGTCGGTGGCGAGGTTCCAGCGGGTGCCGTCGTAGGTGCCGCTGAAGATCAGGTCCGAGGTAGGGCGCACGCGGGTAAAGATGGCCCGGACGCGCTGCAAACCCGTGGGCGGGGCAACGTTATAGGTCACGCCGTCGCTGGGACGCGGAAACACGGTGGTACCGGCCGGGATATACACGTTGCGGACAAGCGAAGTGGCGTAGCCGTTGGGCTGCAGCGCCACCAGCGTGAGGTAACCGGCCGTGCGGGTGGTCACCTGCAGGCGCAGCGGTTCGCCGACCCGGTAGGTGGCCCCCTCGCCCCGGTCCGGGCGCAGGTTCGCGATCAGGTTGGAAGAACTGCCCACCAGACCGAGGTTGGACCGAACGGAAACGGTGCAGGAACTCAGCCCGAGGGCGAGCATACCGAGCAGCAGGGCAGAACGCATGGGACCAGCATACGGAGGGGGCCTGACGGGCATCTGAGGGTGGGTTCAAGTGGGCGGCAGGGAAACAGCCACAACCCGTGGAGGAAGGTCACAAAGAACAGGGTGCCTGCCCCCACCGCGGGCGTAGCATGGAGCATGCTCCGCCCGCTCCGCCTGTCCGCTGCACGCACGGCGTTTCTGCTGCTTTCCTTGGCTGTCCCGGCGTCCGCTGCTCCAGCGCAGAACGGAATGCAGGGAGGCGGGGACCGGGGCACGGCTACGGCGGTGGAGGCCGCGCCGATGCCACAGCCACCCACCACGACGGGCACCTACACCGTCAACCGGTTCTTTGAGGACCTTCGGGCA is a genomic window containing:
- the era gene encoding GTPase Era, which gives rise to MTDLPPSPDSGELTTSPTPSAHGGFETEGGPQTHSGFVAIVGKPNVGKSTLLNSFLNTKVAPTSPRPQTTRRGVRGIYTTDTQQIVFVDTPGLHKPKDALGKYMNQEVHSALGDVDVILWVVDLRHPPTDEDQLVARQIRDLPKPLILVGNKTDAAKYAGEAMKLYRALLEGRETETGEVMLSAQNNPEAVSGLREQILDHLPENPFFFPRGAASDQTREMWAAEIIREEAMKKLRDELPYAVATRVNRWTEREDGLQRIEGEIVVEKNAHKGMVIGAGGKQLREIGQAARKQLEVFLNRKVFLGLEVIVIPGWREDEEALRELGYE
- a CDS encoding YfiT family bacillithiol transferase; this encodes MTQAHRTEDRRYPIGPVPTPLTLTPEEREEAISALRLLPSDLRVVSETLTGLELDTPYREGGWTGRQVVHHVADSHINAYARVKLALTEDNPVVKPYEEGLWAGLPDSALPTHVSLTLLEGLHARLVALLEALPEDAWARTWTHPGLGRTFTLDTLLAMYAWHGRHHTAHMRLIKM
- a CDS encoding nucleotide pyrophosphohydrolase; the encoded protein is MSEPSSSPSLTFEDARQRVDAYISQFREGYFPPLLMLARLTEETGEVARVLAHENGKTPKPGEDAGDLEMELADLLFVMLCMANERGLSLERGFARMMDKIETRDADRWTRKSTPEEQP
- a CDS encoding DUF4384 domain-containing protein, translating into MRSALLLGMLALGLSSCTVSVRSNLGLVGSSSNLIANLRPDRGEGATYRVGEPLRLQVTTRTAGYLTLVALQPNGYATSLVRNVYIPAGTTVFPRPSDGVTYNVAPPTGLQRVRAIFTRVRPTSDLIFSGTYDGTRWNLATDEYVQPYAQADRDVQETYLYIR